A single Streptomyces mirabilis DNA region contains:
- a CDS encoding LytR C-terminal domain-containing protein codes for MALDEESAATESPSHVLGADHAEPTSQDIARAQKAQEELAARGYNVSTKKRWWGFEVHLDAEAANMAGDIAEYIGDVAGNVLPSPYGEIVELFCKVKSAWIKEVGKDYGCKLVSPWIAPGMLIPISLRPREDTHLWWTVMDASHQWSEDEKFADHRSKSNPAMAEYEGKLYCVHRGDGDGKLWWTVYDPDGNGWSADTAFPNHYSQNGPALAVFNGHLYCVHRGGSDDNLWWTRFDGRTWSPDTKFGSQKTSRGPALAVFGGKLYCAYKGTGSNNNLWWCTTSNGSSWSGDKEFGAHRTDSNPALAVYKNTLYAVYKGVDTTALYYARFNGTNGWNGDSKLPNHHSQEGPALAVYNDHLYCVHRGGASGGSLWWTRFNGSTWHADTQLPDHFSKQGPTLVNYRDRNGTENQLFCVHRGN; via the coding sequence ATGGCGCTTGACGAGGAATCAGCAGCGACGGAAAGCCCCAGCCATGTTCTGGGTGCCGACCACGCGGAACCGACGTCGCAGGACATCGCGCGTGCTCAAAAGGCCCAGGAGGAACTGGCCGCACGCGGGTACAACGTCTCGACCAAGAAGAGGTGGTGGGGCTTCGAGGTCCATCTCGACGCTGAAGCCGCCAACATGGCAGGGGACATCGCTGAGTACATCGGCGACGTGGCGGGCAACGTCCTGCCGTCACCCTACGGCGAGATCGTCGAGCTGTTCTGCAAGGTCAAGTCGGCGTGGATCAAGGAGGTGGGCAAGGACTACGGCTGCAAGCTCGTCTCGCCGTGGATCGCGCCGGGCATGCTCATCCCGATCTCGCTGCGCCCCAGGGAAGACACCCATCTGTGGTGGACGGTCATGGACGCCTCGCACCAGTGGAGCGAGGACGAGAAGTTCGCCGACCACCGCTCCAAGTCCAACCCGGCCATGGCCGAGTACGAGGGGAAGCTGTACTGCGTCCACCGCGGTGACGGGGACGGCAAGCTGTGGTGGACCGTCTACGACCCGGACGGCAACGGCTGGTCTGCGGACACCGCCTTCCCCAACCACTACAGCCAGAACGGCCCCGCCCTGGCCGTCTTCAACGGCCACCTCTACTGCGTGCACCGCGGCGGCAGCGACGACAACCTGTGGTGGACCCGCTTCGACGGCAGGACCTGGAGCCCCGACACCAAGTTCGGCAGCCAGAAGACCAGCCGCGGGCCGGCCCTCGCGGTCTTCGGCGGCAAGCTGTACTGCGCCTACAAGGGCACCGGCAGCAACAACAACCTGTGGTGGTGCACCACCTCCAACGGCAGCAGCTGGAGCGGCGACAAGGAGTTCGGCGCCCACCGCACCGACTCCAACCCCGCCCTGGCCGTCTACAAGAACACCCTCTACGCCGTCTACAAGGGCGTCGACACCACCGCCCTCTACTACGCGCGGTTCAACGGCACCAACGGCTGGAACGGCGACAGCAAGCTGCCCAACCACCACAGCCAGGAAGGCCCCGCCCTGGCCGTCTACAACGACCACCTCTACTGCGTGCACCGCGGCGGGGCAAGCGGCGGCAGCCTGTGGTGGACCCGCTTCAACGGCAGCACCTGGCATGCGGACACCCAGCTCCCCGACCACTTCAGCAAGCAGGGACCGACCCTCGTCAACTACCGCGACCGCAACGGCACCGAGAACCAGCTCTTCTGCGTACACCGCGGCAACTAA